One window from the genome of Rhodococcus sp. ABRD24 encodes:
- the uvrC gene encoding excinuclease ABC subunit UvrC encodes MPDPSTYRPAPGTIPVAPGVYKFRDPHGRVIYVGKAKSLRSRLNSYFADVSSLHPRTRQMVTTAGSVEWTVVSTEVEALQLEYNWIKEFDPRFNVRYRDDKTYPVLAVTLNEEFPRLFVYRGPRRKGVRYFGPYAHAWAIRETLDLLLRVFPARTCSAGVFKRHHQIGRPCLLGYIDKCSAPCVGRVSSAEHRQIVEDFCDFLSGRTDRLVRQLEARMQDAAEELDFETAARLRDDVGALRKALEKQAVVLGDGTDADLVAFAADELEVAVQVFHVRGGRVRGQRGWVVEKAGDAIERDAVIEDAIIEGTAGEGETDTDAELSILVEQFLTQFYGEQAALAEGGGPADQPANAVPREVLVPVLPRNADEVQQWLSGLRGSNVALRVPQRGDKKDLAETVQRNAKEALAQHKLKRAGDFTSRSAALQGIQEALDLDSAPLRIECVDISHVQGTDVVASLVVFEDGLPRKSDYRHYSIKEAAGEGRSDDVASIAEVTRRRFLRHNRDVAAGADRNDGDGGDLAPEAALDPQTGRPRRFAYPPNLYVVDGGAPQVTAAAAVLDELGITDVAVIGLAKRLEEVWVPGESDPVILPRTSESLYLLQRVRDEAHRFAITFHRSKRSRRMTASALDSVRGLGETRRTALVTHFGSVARLRNATVEEITAVPGIGVATAKAVLSALAGPEAATPAGVDATAGDHAVGDDVTDIGRSEQVASERTGQSRE; translated from the coding sequence GTGCCCGATCCCTCGACGTATCGTCCCGCGCCCGGAACCATCCCGGTGGCTCCGGGCGTCTACAAGTTCCGAGACCCGCACGGCCGGGTGATCTACGTCGGCAAGGCGAAGAGCCTGCGGTCGCGGCTCAACTCGTACTTCGCGGACGTTTCGTCATTGCATCCGCGCACCCGCCAGATGGTGACGACGGCGGGCAGCGTCGAGTGGACCGTCGTCAGCACCGAGGTCGAAGCGCTCCAGCTCGAGTACAACTGGATCAAGGAGTTCGATCCGCGGTTCAACGTCCGCTACCGGGACGACAAGACGTACCCCGTCCTGGCGGTGACGTTGAACGAGGAGTTCCCGCGGCTGTTCGTCTACCGCGGTCCGCGCCGCAAGGGTGTTCGCTACTTCGGCCCGTATGCGCACGCGTGGGCCATCCGCGAGACGCTGGACCTGCTGCTCCGGGTGTTCCCGGCCCGCACATGTTCGGCGGGAGTGTTCAAGCGACACCATCAGATCGGCCGGCCCTGCCTGCTCGGCTACATCGACAAGTGTTCGGCACCGTGCGTCGGCCGGGTGAGTTCGGCGGAACACCGGCAGATCGTCGAGGACTTCTGCGACTTCCTGTCCGGTCGCACCGACCGGCTGGTCCGCCAGCTCGAGGCACGCATGCAGGACGCGGCGGAGGAGTTGGACTTCGAGACGGCGGCCCGGCTGCGCGACGATGTCGGCGCGCTGCGCAAGGCGCTCGAGAAGCAGGCTGTCGTGCTGGGCGACGGCACCGACGCCGATCTGGTTGCGTTCGCCGCGGACGAACTCGAGGTCGCGGTGCAGGTCTTCCACGTGCGTGGTGGTCGCGTCCGCGGCCAGCGCGGATGGGTGGTGGAGAAGGCGGGCGACGCGATCGAACGCGACGCCGTGATCGAGGACGCGATCATCGAGGGCACCGCGGGGGAGGGCGAGACAGACACCGACGCCGAACTGTCGATTCTGGTGGAGCAGTTCCTCACCCAGTTCTACGGGGAGCAGGCCGCGCTGGCCGAGGGTGGCGGGCCGGCAGACCAGCCCGCCAACGCCGTCCCGCGCGAGGTGCTGGTACCGGTGCTGCCGCGCAATGCCGATGAAGTGCAGCAATGGCTCAGCGGTCTGCGCGGGTCGAACGTGGCACTCCGGGTGCCGCAACGGGGCGACAAGAAGGACCTCGCCGAGACTGTGCAGCGCAACGCGAAGGAGGCGCTGGCCCAGCACAAGCTCAAGCGCGCCGGCGACTTCACGTCGCGGTCCGCGGCGCTGCAGGGCATCCAGGAGGCGCTCGATCTGGATTCGGCTCCGCTGCGGATCGAGTGCGTCGACATCAGCCACGTCCAGGGCACCGACGTCGTGGCTTCGCTCGTGGTGTTCGAGGACGGGTTGCCCCGGAAGTCGGACTACCGGCACTACTCCATCAAGGAGGCTGCGGGAGAAGGACGTTCCGACGACGTGGCAAGTATCGCGGAGGTCACCCGCCGCCGGTTCCTGCGGCACAACCGGGATGTGGCTGCGGGAGCCGACCGCAACGACGGTGACGGTGGCGATCTCGCGCCGGAGGCGGCCCTCGATCCGCAGACCGGACGCCCGCGCCGGTTCGCTTACCCACCGAACCTGTACGTCGTCGATGGAGGTGCCCCGCAGGTCACGGCGGCGGCGGCGGTTCTCGACGAACTCGGTATCACCGATGTCGCGGTGATCGGGCTCGCGAAGCGGCTCGAGGAGGTGTGGGTGCCAGGGGAGAGCGATCCGGTGATCCTGCCCCGGACCAGTGAGTCGCTGTACCTGCTGCAGCGGGTGCGGGACGAGGCTCACCGGTTCGCGATCACGTTCCACCGCAGCAAGCGCTCGCGACGGATGACGGCGTCCGCTCTGGACTCGGTCCGGGGGCTCGGCGAGACCCGGCGCACGGCACTGGTCACACATTTCGGGTCGGTGGCCCGGTTGCGCAACGCGACGGTAGAGGAGATCACCGCGGTACCCGGGATCGGCGTGGCGACGGCGAAGGCGGTGCTGTCGGCGCTGGCGGGGCCTGAGGCCGCCACTCCCGCCGGCGTCGATGCCACTGCGGGAGACCACGCGGTGGGGGATGATGTGACGGATATCGGTAGATCCGAACAGGTTGCATCGGAACGAACAGGACAGAGTCGCGAGTGA
- the rapZ gene encoding RNase adapter RapZ: MEVALVTGLSGAGLGTAAKVLEDLGWYVVDNLPPELITRMVDLGLESDPPIRRLAVVMDVRSRPFTGDLGRVVAALEAMPVEIRVLYLEATDSVLIRRFEHVRRSHPLQSDSKDGTLSEGIASERSKLARVKAAADLVIDTSSLAVRELREKIETAFGGESSGAIQVTVQSFGFKHGLPMDADMVCDVRFLPNPHWIPELREHTGLEEAVRNFVLSRDGAEEYLDTYVRLLELTTAGYRREGKRYMTIAVGCTGGKHRSVAMSEALAVRLRTDDGLAVRVVHRDVGRE; encoded by the coding sequence ATGGAGGTTGCACTCGTCACCGGTTTGTCCGGGGCCGGGTTGGGCACTGCAGCCAAGGTGCTCGAGGATCTCGGGTGGTACGTGGTGGACAACCTGCCGCCCGAGTTGATCACGCGCATGGTCGATCTCGGTCTCGAGTCGGATCCGCCGATCCGCCGGCTCGCGGTGGTGATGGACGTGCGAAGCCGGCCGTTCACGGGCGATCTCGGCCGGGTCGTGGCGGCGCTCGAGGCGATGCCGGTGGAGATCCGGGTGCTGTATCTCGAGGCCACCGATTCGGTCCTCATCCGCCGGTTCGAGCACGTCCGCCGCAGCCATCCGCTGCAGAGCGACAGTAAGGACGGCACGCTCTCCGAGGGCATCGCGTCCGAGCGTTCGAAGCTGGCACGGGTGAAGGCGGCGGCGGACCTGGTCATCGACACGTCGTCACTGGCGGTGCGCGAACTGCGCGAGAAGATCGAGACGGCGTTCGGCGGTGAGAGCAGTGGTGCGATTCAGGTGACCGTGCAGTCCTTCGGCTTCAAGCACGGTCTGCCGATGGATGCGGACATGGTGTGCGACGTCCGGTTCCTGCCGAATCCGCACTGGATTCCGGAGCTGCGCGAGCACACCGGCCTCGAGGAGGCGGTGCGGAACTTCGTCCTGTCCCGCGACGGCGCCGAGGAGTACCTCGACACCTATGTCCGGCTCCTGGAACTGACGACGGCGGGATACCGCCGGGAGGGAAAGCGGTACATGACTATCGCGGTCGGGTGCACCGGCGGCAAGCACCGCAGCGTGGCGATGTCGGAGGCCCTCGCGGTCCGGCTACGTACCGACGACGGACTTGCGGTTCGCGTCGTGCACCGTGATGTGGGGCGCGAATGA
- the yvcK gene encoding uridine diphosphate-N-acetylglucosamine-binding protein YvcK → MSDDLLSGDGRAPRIVALGGGHGLYATLSAARRLSSDVTAVVTVADDGGSSGRLRGELGVIPPGDLRMALAALAAREPHVQTWTDTVQHRFGGTGALAGHSVGNLILAGLTEVLGDSVAALDVVARLLEIQGRVLPMSPVALDIEADVVGLESDPRVSRCIRGQVAVATTPGKVRRVRLLPANPPACPDALQAIDGADLVVLGPGSWFSSVIPHVLVPELLDGLSRASARKVLVLNLAPEPGETAGFSAERHLHVLCQHAPAFRVDHVVVDSASVPSARERDHLCRAAKQLGADVVYADVAEDGTHKHHAGKLAAVLERLATEQQAGAAPAERTSGGRESTTWR, encoded by the coding sequence ATGAGTGACGATCTACTCAGCGGAGACGGCAGGGCGCCGAGGATCGTCGCGCTCGGCGGCGGACACGGCCTGTACGCGACGCTCAGTGCGGCGCGACGGCTGAGTTCCGACGTCACAGCGGTGGTGACGGTTGCCGACGACGGGGGCTCGTCGGGTCGGCTGCGGGGCGAACTCGGCGTGATCCCGCCCGGCGACCTGCGCATGGCGCTCGCGGCGCTGGCGGCGCGCGAACCGCACGTGCAGACGTGGACCGACACCGTGCAGCACAGGTTCGGCGGCACGGGTGCGCTCGCCGGTCATTCGGTGGGAAATCTGATCCTCGCGGGACTGACCGAGGTGCTCGGTGACTCCGTCGCGGCGCTCGACGTGGTGGCCCGGCTCCTCGAGATCCAGGGACGGGTCCTGCCGATGTCGCCGGTCGCACTCGACATCGAAGCCGATGTCGTCGGACTCGAGAGCGATCCCCGCGTCAGCCGCTGTATCCGCGGTCAGGTCGCGGTCGCGACGACGCCCGGCAAGGTACGCCGGGTGCGCCTGCTGCCTGCGAATCCGCCGGCCTGTCCGGACGCGCTGCAGGCGATCGACGGCGCCGACCTAGTGGTCCTCGGCCCCGGATCCTGGTTCTCGAGTGTGATTCCTCACGTCCTCGTTCCGGAACTGCTCGACGGGTTGTCACGGGCATCGGCTCGAAAGGTGCTGGTGCTCAATCTCGCGCCCGAGCCCGGCGAGACAGCGGGATTCTCCGCGGAGCGCCATTTGCACGTACTCTGCCAACACGCACCCGCATTCCGAGTCGATCACGTCGTGGTCGACTCGGCGTCCGTCCCATCCGCTCGGGAGCGTGACCACTTGTGCCGCGCCGCGAAGCAACTCGGCGCGGACGTGGTCTACGCCGACGTTGCCGAGGACGGAACTCACAAACACCACGCGGGCAAGCTCGCGGCCGTGCTGGAACGACTCGCCACGGAGCAGCAGGCGGGCGCGGCGCCCGCCGAACGGACATCAGGGGGAAGGGAGAGCACCACGTGGCGATGA
- the whiA gene encoding DNA-binding protein WhiA, with product MAMTAEVKDELSRLTITQVSCRKAEVSALLRFAGGLHIVGGRVVVEAEVDLGSIARRLRSEILDLYGYTSDVHVLSAGGLRKSSRYVVRVAKEGEALARRTGLLDMRGRPVRGLPAQVVGGSVGDAEAAWRGAFLAHGSLTEPGRSSALEISCPGPEAALALVGAARRLGIGAKAREVRGADRVVVRDGEAIGALLTRMGAQDTRLTWEERRMRREVRATANRLANFDDANLRRSARAAVAAAARVERALDILGEDVPDHLAAAGTLRVKHRQASLEELGQLADPPMTKDAVAGRIRRLLSMADRKAKDVGIPDTESAVTAELLDEA from the coding sequence GTGGCGATGACAGCCGAGGTCAAGGACGAGCTCAGCAGGCTCACGATCACGCAGGTGAGCTGCCGTAAGGCGGAGGTTTCTGCGCTGTTGCGGTTCGCTGGCGGACTGCACATCGTGGGTGGTCGGGTGGTCGTCGAGGCCGAGGTCGATCTCGGATCGATCGCGCGCCGGCTGCGGAGCGAGATCCTCGACCTGTACGGCTACACCTCCGACGTGCACGTGCTCAGCGCAGGTGGGCTGCGGAAGAGCTCCCGCTACGTCGTCCGCGTCGCCAAGGAGGGTGAGGCGCTCGCTCGCCGGACCGGGCTCCTCGACATGCGCGGCCGTCCCGTCCGCGGGCTTCCAGCGCAGGTGGTCGGCGGCAGTGTCGGCGACGCCGAGGCGGCATGGCGGGGTGCGTTCCTGGCGCACGGTTCGCTGACGGAGCCCGGCCGCTCGTCGGCCCTCGAGATCAGCTGCCCCGGCCCGGAGGCCGCGCTCGCGCTCGTCGGCGCCGCGCGTCGGCTCGGGATCGGGGCCAAGGCTCGCGAGGTGCGGGGTGCCGACCGTGTCGTGGTGCGCGACGGCGAGGCCATCGGCGCTCTGCTCACCCGGATGGGCGCGCAGGACACCCGGCTCACCTGGGAGGAACGCCGGATGCGGCGCGAGGTCCGGGCAACTGCGAACCGGCTGGCGAACTTCGACGACGCGAACCTGCGGCGGTCCGCGCGTGCGGCGGTCGCGGCGGCAGCCCGGGTGGAGCGGGCACTAGACATCCTCGGCGAGGATGTACCCGACCATCTCGCCGCCGCGGGAACCCTGCGGGTCAAGCACCGGCAGGCCTCGCTCGAGGAGCTCGGCCAGCTCGCGGATCCGCCGATGACCAAGGATGCGGTGGCCGGCCGGATTCGTCGGCTGCTGTCGATGGCCGACCGGAAGGCCAAGGACGTCGGAATTCCGGACACCGAATCGGCTGTCACCGCTGAACTTCTCGACGAGGCGTGA
- the gap gene encoding type I glyceraldehyde-3-phosphate dehydrogenase produces the protein MTVRVGINGFGRIGRNFFRAVDAQKALGTTDIEIVAVNDLTDNATLAHLLKYDSILGRLPYDVSLEGEDTIVVGDTKIKALAHRGPLSELPWGELGVDVVVESTGIFTDAAKAKGHLEAGAKKVIISAPAKGEDITIVMGVNDDKYDGTQNIISNASCTTNCLGPIAKVLDDEFGIVKGLMTTIHAYTQDQNLQDAPHSDLRRARAAALNIVPTGTGAAKAIGLVLPQLLGKLDGYALRVPIPTGSVTDLTANLRKSASAADINAAMKAAAEGPLKGILKYTDAPIVSSDIVTDPHSSIFDSGLTKVIDDQVKVVSWYDNEWGYSNRLADLIGLVAKSL, from the coding sequence GTGACGGTCCGGGTAGGCATCAACGGCTTCGGTCGTATCGGGCGTAACTTCTTCAGGGCGGTCGATGCGCAGAAGGCGCTCGGCACCACCGACATCGAGATCGTGGCGGTCAACGACCTCACCGACAATGCGACGCTGGCTCACCTGCTCAAGTACGACTCGATCCTGGGTCGTCTGCCGTACGACGTCTCGCTCGAGGGCGAGGACACCATCGTCGTCGGCGATACCAAGATCAAGGCGCTCGCGCACCGCGGCCCCCTCAGTGAACTTCCCTGGGGCGAGCTGGGCGTCGACGTCGTCGTCGAGTCCACCGGCATCTTCACCGACGCGGCCAAGGCCAAGGGCCACCTCGAGGCCGGCGCCAAGAAGGTCATCATCTCCGCGCCCGCCAAGGGCGAGGACATCACGATCGTGATGGGCGTCAACGACGACAAGTACGACGGCACCCAGAACATCATCTCCAACGCCTCGTGCACCACCAACTGCCTCGGCCCGATCGCCAAGGTGCTCGACGACGAGTTCGGCATCGTCAAGGGCCTGATGACCACGATCCATGCGTACACCCAGGATCAGAACCTGCAGGACGCCCCGCACAGCGACCTGCGTCGCGCGCGCGCCGCGGCCCTGAATATCGTCCCGACCGGCACCGGTGCCGCGAAGGCCATCGGCCTGGTACTTCCGCAGCTGCTCGGCAAGCTCGACGGCTACGCATTGCGCGTGCCGATCCCGACCGGCTCGGTCACCGACCTCACCGCGAACCTGCGCAAGTCGGCGTCCGCCGCGGACATCAACGCCGCGATGAAGGCTGCTGCCGAGGGCCCCCTCAAGGGCATCCTCAAGTACACCGATGCGCCGATCGTCTCGTCGGACATCGTCACCGATCCGCACTCGTCGATCTTCGACTCGGGTCTGACCAAGGTGATCGACGATCAGGTCAAGGTCGTCTCCTGGTACGACAACGAGTGGGGCTACTCGAACCGCCTCGCGGATCTCATCGGCCTCGTCGCCAAGTCCCTCTGA
- a CDS encoding phosphoglycerate kinase produces MAVKTLEDLLGEGVEGRTVLVRSDLNVPLDNGTITDPGRIIASAPTISALAEAGAKVIVMAHLGRPVHSGRSAGFAPAGDWDPALSLAPVAAKLGEVLGRNVQLAGDVVGQDALARSEGLTDGDVLLLENIRFDPRETSKDDAEREALAKALVDLVDGDGAFVSDGFGVVHRKQASVYDVAKLLPHYAGNLVAAEVEVLQKLTQDSERPYAVVLGGSKVSDKLAVIEALAPKVDTLVIGGGMYYTFLAAQGISVGNSLCQEEMIGTCKELLERYADVIHIPQDVVIADSFSADAESKTVSVLEIPDGWMGLDIGPQSVKRFAAILSGAKTVFWNGPMGVFEFPKFAAGTKGVAEAIIEATGKGAFSVVGGGDSAAAVRQLGLPEDGFSHISTGGGASLEYLEGKTLPGISALDDQTLEG; encoded by the coding sequence ATGGCTGTCAAGACTCTCGAGGACCTGCTCGGCGAGGGGGTCGAGGGCCGCACCGTGCTGGTGCGCTCGGACCTCAACGTCCCGCTGGACAACGGAACCATCACCGATCCGGGCCGCATCATCGCGTCCGCGCCGACCATCTCGGCGCTGGCCGAGGCGGGTGCCAAGGTCATCGTGATGGCGCACCTGGGCCGACCCGTGCATTCGGGTCGCTCCGCAGGCTTCGCTCCTGCGGGCGACTGGGATCCGGCGCTGTCGCTCGCGCCGGTTGCCGCGAAGCTCGGCGAGGTGCTGGGTCGCAATGTCCAGCTCGCCGGTGACGTCGTCGGTCAGGACGCGCTCGCACGCTCCGAGGGCCTGACGGACGGCGATGTGCTCCTGCTGGAGAACATTCGCTTCGACCCGCGCGAGACCAGCAAGGACGATGCCGAGCGCGAGGCACTCGCCAAGGCTCTCGTCGACCTGGTCGACGGTGACGGCGCCTTCGTTTCCGACGGCTTCGGTGTCGTGCACCGCAAGCAGGCGTCGGTCTACGACGTGGCCAAGCTGCTCCCGCACTACGCGGGCAACCTGGTCGCGGCCGAGGTGGAGGTCCTGCAGAAGCTGACGCAGGACTCCGAGCGGCCGTACGCGGTCGTGCTCGGCGGCTCGAAGGTGTCGGACAAGCTCGCGGTGATCGAGGCGTTGGCTCCCAAGGTCGACACCCTTGTCATCGGTGGCGGCATGTACTACACGTTCCTTGCGGCGCAGGGCATCTCGGTCGGTAACTCGTTGTGCCAGGAAGAAATGATCGGCACCTGCAAGGAACTGCTCGAGCGGTATGCGGACGTCATCCACATCCCGCAGGACGTCGTGATCGCGGATTCGTTCTCGGCCGATGCCGAGTCGAAGACGGTCTCCGTCCTCGAGATTCCGGACGGCTGGATGGGCCTGGATATCGGACCGCAGTCGGTGAAGCGCTTCGCGGCGATTCTCTCGGGTGCCAAGACGGTGTTCTGGAACGGTCCGATGGGCGTGTTCGAGTTCCCGAAGTTCGCGGCCGGTACCAAGGGCGTCGCCGAGGCGATCATCGAGGCCACCGGCAAGGGCGCGTTCAGTGTCGTCGGCGGCGGCGACTCCGCGGCGGCGGTGCGTCAGCTCGGTCTCCCTGAGGACGGCTTCTCGCACATCTCGACCGGCGGCGGTGCGTCCCTCGAATACCTCGAGGGCAAGACGCTGCCCGGCATCAGTGCACTCGACGACCAAACGCTGGAGGGCTGA
- the tpiA gene encoding triose-phosphate isomerase, whose translation MARKPLIAGNWKMNLNHLEAIALVQKIAFSLPAKYFEKVDVTVIPPFTDIRSVQTLVEGDKLLLTYGAQDVSAHDSGAYTGEISGSMLAKLGCTFVVVGHSERRTLHGESDETVSAKTKAALENGLTPIVCIGEGLNIREAGEHVAYNVAQLKGSLAGLSADEISKIVVAYEPVWAIGTGKVASAADAQEVCKAVRDTIAELASPEIAQAVRVLYGGSVNAKNVGELIAQPDVDGGLVGGASLKADEFATLSAIAAGGPLP comes from the coding sequence ATGGCACGTAAGCCCTTGATCGCGGGCAACTGGAAGATGAACCTCAATCACCTCGAGGCCATCGCTCTGGTGCAGAAGATTGCATTCTCGCTGCCCGCGAAGTACTTCGAGAAGGTCGACGTGACGGTGATTCCGCCGTTCACCGACATCCGCAGCGTGCAGACGCTGGTCGAGGGCGACAAGCTCCTGCTCACCTACGGTGCGCAGGATGTCTCCGCTCACGATTCGGGTGCCTACACCGGCGAGATCAGCGGATCCATGCTGGCCAAGCTCGGGTGCACGTTCGTCGTCGTCGGCCACTCCGAGCGGCGCACGCTGCACGGGGAGTCCGACGAGACCGTGTCGGCCAAGACCAAGGCGGCGCTCGAGAACGGGCTCACCCCGATCGTGTGCATCGGCGAGGGCCTGAACATCCGCGAGGCCGGCGAGCACGTGGCGTACAACGTCGCGCAGCTGAAGGGTTCGCTCGCGGGTCTGTCGGCCGACGAGATCTCCAAGATCGTCGTCGCGTACGAGCCCGTGTGGGCGATCGGCACCGGCAAGGTGGCCTCGGCCGCCGATGCGCAGGAAGTCTGCAAGGCAGTGCGTGACACGATCGCCGAGCTGGCCTCGCCCGAGATCGCGCAGGCCGTGCGGGTGCTCTACGGCGGCTCGGTCAATGCCAAGAACGTCGGCGAGCTCATTGCTCAGCCCGACGTCGACGGCGGCCTGGTCGGTGGAGCCTCGCTCAAGGCGGACGAGTTCGCGACGCTGTCGGCCATCGCGGCCGGCGGCCCGCTACCGTGA
- a CDS encoding NAD(P)-binding protein, translated as MSEHISVIGGGIAGLTAAIASAEAGKSVRLYEAHRTLGGRARATPPPYVAHDGAHVFYADGPHYPWLRRRGFVRDLGWPSPTDLTRIGFRVDGRIRHLPPTPMLRAQTRRWLTAPVDLDFRTWAAGRWGDIAAEQMANAISVTTYDADTGRLSAAFVWELFQRVFGPRIPGIRWVRGGWQAVIDRMAAHATELGIGIETGARVDELPSNGPTIVATDLASARRLLGDESLTGTSGHSMLLDIAVDFRRCDRTSTFDLDEGGFHESYTMQDATVAPSGESLFQLQMPVRTGESHDDAGRRLADFAESVIPGWRVRATFRRTAVAKGRTGALDLPGHTWRDRPAIDRGNGIYLVGDMVAAPGMRGEISVNSALEAARSAVAALSPTHR; from the coding sequence ATGTCCGAGCACATCAGCGTCATCGGCGGCGGAATCGCCGGCCTCACCGCGGCGATCGCCAGCGCCGAGGCCGGGAAATCCGTTCGCCTGTACGAGGCGCACCGCACACTGGGTGGCCGGGCCCGCGCGACACCCCCTCCCTATGTGGCACACGACGGGGCACACGTGTTCTACGCCGACGGACCGCACTATCCATGGCTGCGGCGGCGCGGCTTCGTGCGGGACCTGGGCTGGCCGTCGCCCACCGACCTGACCCGGATCGGCTTCCGCGTGGACGGCCGCATCAGGCACCTCCCACCCACCCCGATGCTGCGGGCGCAGACCCGACGATGGCTTACCGCGCCTGTCGATCTGGACTTCCGCACCTGGGCGGCCGGACGCTGGGGCGATATCGCCGCCGAGCAGATGGCGAATGCGATCAGCGTCACGACATACGACGCAGACACCGGTCGGCTGTCGGCCGCATTCGTATGGGAACTGTTCCAACGGGTGTTCGGTCCCCGCATCCCCGGCATCCGATGGGTTCGCGGAGGATGGCAGGCCGTGATCGACCGGATGGCTGCGCACGCGACGGAGCTGGGCATAGGCATCGAGACCGGCGCCCGGGTCGACGAACTGCCCTCGAACGGGCCGACGATTGTCGCCACAGACCTCGCATCTGCGCGCAGACTACTCGGTGACGAGTCGCTGACGGGGACCAGCGGCCACAGCATGCTGCTCGACATCGCGGTCGACTTTCGCCGCTGTGATCGCACCAGCACCTTCGACCTCGACGAGGGCGGCTTTCACGAGAGCTACACCATGCAGGACGCCACCGTCGCACCGTCCGGCGAATCGCTGTTCCAGCTTCAGATGCCGGTTCGCACAGGCGAATCTCACGACGACGCCGGCCGGCGCCTGGCCGACTTCGCGGAATCTGTCATCCCCGGGTGGCGGGTTCGCGCCACGTTCCGGCGGACCGCCGTCGCGAAGGGCCGGACCGGCGCGCTCGACCTGCCCGGCCACACGTGGCGGGACCGCCCCGCGATCGACCGCGGCAACGGAATCTACCTCGTCGGCGACATGGTCGCCGCACCCGGCATGCGCGGTGAGATCTCCGTCAACAGCGCTCTGGAGGCCGCACGATCCGCTGTCGCCGCGCTCTCCCCCACACACCGCTGA
- a CDS encoding FAD-dependent oxidoreductase: MNAHVVVAGAGYAGVVAAKRLLSRKPSLRVTVVNPRPEFVERIRLHQLAAGNHPATQPLSATLHPQAQLVIGVVASIDALGRAVRVADGDAISYDYLIYAVGSNTRLDHIAGAGEHAFTVGEYGSAQALRLRVADLAVGTAIVVVGGGLTGIETAAELAEQLPELSLTLVSSGRIADGLHDKARTRILRALAAHSVDVVEGGRVIRVDRRTVELADGRILDSACTIVATESTAPALARRSGLPTDENGRLLVDVTLTCPDWPSIVGAGDAIAIDGKPLRMSCQAAIPLGVHAADTLLRRIEGTAPTPVDPTFVARCVSLGRRAGVIQRTDASDNPRNTVISGRMGALIKEQVCASTLNWGVNPRRPVLSTWS, translated from the coding sequence ATGAATGCACATGTGGTCGTGGCCGGTGCCGGGTATGCGGGCGTCGTGGCCGCCAAACGCTTGCTGTCGAGGAAGCCGAGCCTGCGCGTGACAGTGGTCAACCCTCGTCCCGAATTCGTCGAGCGCATCCGCCTGCATCAGCTTGCTGCGGGGAACCACCCGGCGACCCAGCCCCTATCGGCGACTCTGCATCCACAGGCGCAGCTGGTGATCGGCGTGGTGGCATCGATCGATGCCCTGGGCCGAGCGGTCCGGGTGGCCGACGGAGACGCGATATCGTACGACTATCTGATCTACGCAGTCGGTAGTAATACCCGCCTCGATCACATAGCCGGCGCGGGAGAACACGCCTTCACTGTCGGCGAATACGGGTCCGCGCAGGCTTTGCGGCTGCGGGTGGCCGACCTGGCCGTCGGCACAGCGATCGTGGTGGTGGGCGGCGGGTTGACCGGTATCGAGACCGCCGCGGAACTGGCCGAGCAACTGCCAGAGCTCTCCCTCACGCTCGTTTCCAGCGGCCGGATCGCAGATGGGCTCCACGACAAGGCCCGCACGCGAATCCTGCGCGCACTCGCGGCCCACTCGGTCGATGTCGTCGAGGGTGGCCGGGTGATTCGAGTCGACCGGCGCACTGTCGAGCTCGCCGACGGACGGATCCTGGATTCCGCATGCACCATCGTCGCGACGGAATCGACAGCACCCGCGCTGGCACGAAGGAGTGGACTTCCGACGGACGAGAACGGTCGACTGCTGGTCGACGTCACGTTGACGTGCCCGGACTGGCCGAGCATCGTCGGCGCCGGGGACGCCATCGCGATCGACGGCAAGCCCCTGCGAATGAGCTGCCAAGCCGCCATCCCGCTGGGCGTACACGCGGCCGACACACTCCTTCGGCGCATCGAGGGCACGGCGCCCACGCCGGTCGATCCCACGTTCGTAGCCCGATGCGTCAGCCTCGGTCGCCGGGCCGGTGTCATCCAACGAACCGACGCCAGCGACAACCCGCGCAACACCGTGATCAGTGGCCGCATGGGCGCACTGATCAAGGAGCAGGTCTGCGCCTCCACCCTGAACTGGGGGGTCAACCCGCGTCGGCCGGTGCTGTCCACGTGGTCGTGA